One window from the genome of Megalobrama amblycephala isolate DHTTF-2021 linkage group LG4, ASM1881202v1, whole genome shotgun sequence encodes:
- the usp30 gene encoding ubiquitin carboxyl-terminal hydrolase 30 isoform X3, translating to MPWCKQGATDKLVREFLRTGTAARNKMMKNWGVIGGIAAAMAAGVYVLWGPISDRKKKRKGMVPGLLNLGNTCFMNSLLQGLAACPSFIRWLEDFASESSVHPERTERETQLSRSLMQLLKALSSHDPGEDDVLDAGGLLEALRLYRWHISSFEEQDAHELFHVLTSSLEEERERQPRVAHLFDMQTLEKSVESKEKNISCRSGGPLHPIPSLWRTRHPFHGRLTSYMACKRCEQQSPVHYDSFDSLSLSIPSVQWGRPVTLDQCLQHFISSETIKEVECENCTKQAEELVNGEVLESQRTTFVKQLKLGKLPQCLCIHLQRLTWSKEGTPIKRQEHVQFTEYLSLDRYKHCTAGQNLQRTSRTNKPISAKAAGEPKDKSIANGVADSEHCNNNKPLSNRTFQSIFLHSPGLSSQLNLTYNYSASEYLFRLTAVLVHHGDMHSGHFITYRRCPAAPRGTSPFSSQWLWVSDDSVRKASLQEVLSSSAYLLFYERVQRHGLRVEE from the exons ATGCCTTGGTGCAAACAAGGAGCTACAGACAAGCTTGTTCGAGAGTTTTTACGCACTGGAACCGCCGCAAG GAACAAGATGATGAAAAACTGGGGTGTAATTGGTGGGATAGCTGCTGCCATGGCTGCTGGAGTGTATGTACTATGGGGGCCAATTTCAGAcaggaagaagaagagaaaag GTATGGTTCCTGGTCTGCTTAATCTGGGGAACACATGCTTTATGAACTCCCTTCTCCAGGGCCTGGCAGCGTGTCCTTCCTTCATCAGATGGCTTGAAGATTTTGCAAGTGAAAGCAGTGTCCATCCAGAGAGAACAGAGAGAGAAACTCAGCTGTCCAGATCTCTGATGCAGTTACTTAAAG CCCTATCAAGTCATGATCCTGGAGAAGATGACGTTTTAGATGCGGGAGGCCTTTTAGAAGCTCTCAGACTTTACAGATGGCACATCAGCTCCTTTGAAGAACAG GATGCTCATGAGCTCTTTCATGTTCTTACGTCATCGTTAGAGGAGGAACGGGAACGCCAACCCAGAGTCGCTCACCTGTTCGACATGCAAACACTGGAG AAATCTGTGGAgtccaaagaaaaaaacataagcTGCAGAAGTGGAG GCCCATTACATCCTATTCCGAGTTTATGGAGGACTCGGCATCCTTTTCATGGGCGGTTAACAAGTTATATGGCTTGCAAGCGCTGTGAGCAGCAG AGTCCTGTGCACTATGATTCTTTCGACAGCTTGTCTCTTTCAATCCCCTCGGTACAGTGG GGCCGACCGGTTACTTTGGACCAGTGTCTGCAGCATTTCATCTCCTCTGAAACCATCAAAGAAGTGGAGTGTGAAAACTGTACCAAG CAGGCTGAAGAGCTTGTAAATGGAGAAGTCCTTGAGAGTCAGAGGACGACGTTTGTCAAACAGCTGAAACTTGGGAAG TTGCCTCAGTGCCTCTGCATCCATTTGCAGAGACTGACATGGTCTAAAGAGGGCACTCCCATAAAGAGACAAGAGCATGTTCAGTTTACTGAATATTTGTCTCTGGATCGATACAAACATTGCACTGCTGGTCAAAACCTGCAGAGGACCAGCAGAACAAACAAGCCCATATCTGCCAAAGCTGCTGGAGAACCAAAAGACAAAAGCATCGCCAATGGTGTTG CAGATTCAGAACACTGTAACAACAATAAGCCACTATCCAATAGAACCTTTCAGTCTATCTTTCTACACTCACCAGGACTGAGCTCACAACTCAACCTCACTTACAACTACAG CGCCTCGGAGTACCTCTTCCGCTTAACGGCTGTGCTGGTTCACCATGGCGACATGCACTCAGGACATTTTATCACTTACCGCCGCTGCCCTGCTGCTCCCCGTGGAACTTCTCCTTTTAGCTCCCAGTGGCTCTGGGTTTCTGATGATTCTGTGAGGAAAGCTAGTCTTCAGGAGGTGCTCTCCTCCAGCGCATATCTGCTCTTTTACGAACGAGTGCAAAGGCATGGTCTGAGGGTAGAAGAGTAG
- the usp30 gene encoding ubiquitin carboxyl-terminal hydrolase 30 isoform X5, whose translation MPWCKQGATDKLVREFLRTGTAARNKMMKNWGVIGGIAAAMAAGVYVLWGPISDRKKKRKGMVPGLLNLGNTCFMNSLLQGLAACPSFIRWLEDFASESSVHPERTERETQLSRSLMQLLKALSSHDPGEDDVLDAGGLLEALRLYRWHISSFEEQDAHELFHVLTSSLEEERERQPRVAHLFDMQTLEKSVESKEKNISCRSGGPLHPIPSLWRTRHPFHGRLTSYMACKRCEQQSPVHYDSFDSLSLSIPSGRPVTLDQCLQHFISSETIKEVECENCTKQAEELVNGEVLESQRTTFVKQLKLGKLPQCLCIHLQRLTWSKEGTPIKRQEHVQFTEYLSLDRYKHCTAGQNLQRTSRTNKPISAKAAGEPKDKSIANGVADSEHCNNNKPLSNRTFQSIFLHSPGLSSQLNLTYNYSASEYLFRLTAVLVHHGDMHSGHFITYRRCPAAPRGTSPFSSQWLWVSDDSVRKASLQEVLSSSAYLLFYERVQRHGLRVEE comes from the exons ATGCCTTGGTGCAAACAAGGAGCTACAGACAAGCTTGTTCGAGAGTTTTTACGCACTGGAACCGCCGCAAG GAACAAGATGATGAAAAACTGGGGTGTAATTGGTGGGATAGCTGCTGCCATGGCTGCTGGAGTGTATGTACTATGGGGGCCAATTTCAGAcaggaagaagaagagaaaag GTATGGTTCCTGGTCTGCTTAATCTGGGGAACACATGCTTTATGAACTCCCTTCTCCAGGGCCTGGCAGCGTGTCCTTCCTTCATCAGATGGCTTGAAGATTTTGCAAGTGAAAGCAGTGTCCATCCAGAGAGAACAGAGAGAGAAACTCAGCTGTCCAGATCTCTGATGCAGTTACTTAAAG CCCTATCAAGTCATGATCCTGGAGAAGATGACGTTTTAGATGCGGGAGGCCTTTTAGAAGCTCTCAGACTTTACAGATGGCACATCAGCTCCTTTGAAGAACAG GATGCTCATGAGCTCTTTCATGTTCTTACGTCATCGTTAGAGGAGGAACGGGAACGCCAACCCAGAGTCGCTCACCTGTTCGACATGCAAACACTGGAG AAATCTGTGGAgtccaaagaaaaaaacataagcTGCAGAAGTGGAG GCCCATTACATCCTATTCCGAGTTTATGGAGGACTCGGCATCCTTTTCATGGGCGGTTAACAAGTTATATGGCTTGCAAGCGCTGTGAGCAGCAG AGTCCTGTGCACTATGATTCTTTCGACAGCTTGTCTCTTTCAATCCCCTCG GGCCGACCGGTTACTTTGGACCAGTGTCTGCAGCATTTCATCTCCTCTGAAACCATCAAAGAAGTGGAGTGTGAAAACTGTACCAAG CAGGCTGAAGAGCTTGTAAATGGAGAAGTCCTTGAGAGTCAGAGGACGACGTTTGTCAAACAGCTGAAACTTGGGAAG TTGCCTCAGTGCCTCTGCATCCATTTGCAGAGACTGACATGGTCTAAAGAGGGCACTCCCATAAAGAGACAAGAGCATGTTCAGTTTACTGAATATTTGTCTCTGGATCGATACAAACATTGCACTGCTGGTCAAAACCTGCAGAGGACCAGCAGAACAAACAAGCCCATATCTGCCAAAGCTGCTGGAGAACCAAAAGACAAAAGCATCGCCAATGGTGTTG CAGATTCAGAACACTGTAACAACAATAAGCCACTATCCAATAGAACCTTTCAGTCTATCTTTCTACACTCACCAGGACTGAGCTCACAACTCAACCTCACTTACAACTACAG CGCCTCGGAGTACCTCTTCCGCTTAACGGCTGTGCTGGTTCACCATGGCGACATGCACTCAGGACATTTTATCACTTACCGCCGCTGCCCTGCTGCTCCCCGTGGAACTTCTCCTTTTAGCTCCCAGTGGCTCTGGGTTTCTGATGATTCTGTGAGGAAAGCTAGTCTTCAGGAGGTGCTCTCCTCCAGCGCATATCTGCTCTTTTACGAACGAGTGCAAAGGCATGGTCTGAGGGTAGAAGAGTAG
- the usp30 gene encoding ubiquitin carboxyl-terminal hydrolase 30 isoform X4, with amino-acid sequence MPWCKQGATDKLVREFLRTGTAARNKMMKNWGVIGGIAAAMAAGVYVLWGPISDRKKKRKGMVPGLLNLGNTCFMNSLLQGLAACPSFIRWLEDFASESSVHPERTERETQLSRSLMQLLKALSSHDPGEDDVLDAGGLLEALRLYRWHISSFEEQDAHELFHVLTSSLEEERERQPRVAHLFDMQTLEKSVESKEKNISCRSGGPLHPIPSLWRTRHPFHGRLTSYMACKRCEQQSPVHYDSFDSLSLSIPSGRPVTLDQCLQHFISSETIKEVECENCTKQQAEELVNGEVLESQRTTFVKQLKLGKLPQCLCIHLQRLTWSKEGTPIKRQEHVQFTEYLSLDRYKHCTAGQNLQRTSRTNKPISAKAAGEPKDKSIANGVADSEHCNNNKPLSNRTFQSIFLHSPGLSSQLNLTYNYSASEYLFRLTAVLVHHGDMHSGHFITYRRCPAAPRGTSPFSSQWLWVSDDSVRKASLQEVLSSSAYLLFYERVQRHGLRVEE; translated from the exons ATGCCTTGGTGCAAACAAGGAGCTACAGACAAGCTTGTTCGAGAGTTTTTACGCACTGGAACCGCCGCAAG GAACAAGATGATGAAAAACTGGGGTGTAATTGGTGGGATAGCTGCTGCCATGGCTGCTGGAGTGTATGTACTATGGGGGCCAATTTCAGAcaggaagaagaagagaaaag GTATGGTTCCTGGTCTGCTTAATCTGGGGAACACATGCTTTATGAACTCCCTTCTCCAGGGCCTGGCAGCGTGTCCTTCCTTCATCAGATGGCTTGAAGATTTTGCAAGTGAAAGCAGTGTCCATCCAGAGAGAACAGAGAGAGAAACTCAGCTGTCCAGATCTCTGATGCAGTTACTTAAAG CCCTATCAAGTCATGATCCTGGAGAAGATGACGTTTTAGATGCGGGAGGCCTTTTAGAAGCTCTCAGACTTTACAGATGGCACATCAGCTCCTTTGAAGAACAG GATGCTCATGAGCTCTTTCATGTTCTTACGTCATCGTTAGAGGAGGAACGGGAACGCCAACCCAGAGTCGCTCACCTGTTCGACATGCAAACACTGGAG AAATCTGTGGAgtccaaagaaaaaaacataagcTGCAGAAGTGGAG GCCCATTACATCCTATTCCGAGTTTATGGAGGACTCGGCATCCTTTTCATGGGCGGTTAACAAGTTATATGGCTTGCAAGCGCTGTGAGCAGCAG AGTCCTGTGCACTATGATTCTTTCGACAGCTTGTCTCTTTCAATCCCCTCG GGCCGACCGGTTACTTTGGACCAGTGTCTGCAGCATTTCATCTCCTCTGAAACCATCAAAGAAGTGGAGTGTGAAAACTGTACCAAG CAGCAGGCTGAAGAGCTTGTAAATGGAGAAGTCCTTGAGAGTCAGAGGACGACGTTTGTCAAACAGCTGAAACTTGGGAAG TTGCCTCAGTGCCTCTGCATCCATTTGCAGAGACTGACATGGTCTAAAGAGGGCACTCCCATAAAGAGACAAGAGCATGTTCAGTTTACTGAATATTTGTCTCTGGATCGATACAAACATTGCACTGCTGGTCAAAACCTGCAGAGGACCAGCAGAACAAACAAGCCCATATCTGCCAAAGCTGCTGGAGAACCAAAAGACAAAAGCATCGCCAATGGTGTTG CAGATTCAGAACACTGTAACAACAATAAGCCACTATCCAATAGAACCTTTCAGTCTATCTTTCTACACTCACCAGGACTGAGCTCACAACTCAACCTCACTTACAACTACAG CGCCTCGGAGTACCTCTTCCGCTTAACGGCTGTGCTGGTTCACCATGGCGACATGCACTCAGGACATTTTATCACTTACCGCCGCTGCCCTGCTGCTCCCCGTGGAACTTCTCCTTTTAGCTCCCAGTGGCTCTGGGTTTCTGATGATTCTGTGAGGAAAGCTAGTCTTCAGGAGGTGCTCTCCTCCAGCGCATATCTGCTCTTTTACGAACGAGTGCAAAGGCATGGTCTGAGGGTAGAAGAGTAG
- the usp30 gene encoding ubiquitin carboxyl-terminal hydrolase 30 isoform X1 has translation MPWCKQGATDKLVREFLRTGTAARNKMMKNWGVIGGIAAAMAAGVYVLWGPISDRKKKRKGMVPGLLNLGNTCFMNSLLQGLAACPSFIRWLEDFASESSVHPERTERETQLSRSLMQLLKALSSHDPGEDDVLDAGGLLEALRLYRWHISSFEEQDAHELFHVLTSSLEEERERQPRVAHLFDMQTLEKSVESKEKNISCRSGGPLHPIPSLWRTRHPFHGRLTSYMACKRCEQQSPVHYDSFDSLSLSIPSVQWGRPVTLDQCLQHFISSETIKEVECENCTKQQAEELVNGEVLESQRTTFVKQLKLGKLPQCLCIHLQRLTWSKEGTPIKRQEHVQFTEYLSLDRYKHCTAGQNLQRTSRTNKPISAKAAGEPKDKSIANGVADSEHCNNNKPLSNRTFQSIFLHSPGLSSQLNLTYNYSASEYLFRLTAVLVHHGDMHSGHFITYRRCPAAPRGTSPFSSQWLWVSDDSVRKASLQEVLSSSAYLLFYERVQRHGLRVEE, from the exons ATGCCTTGGTGCAAACAAGGAGCTACAGACAAGCTTGTTCGAGAGTTTTTACGCACTGGAACCGCCGCAAG GAACAAGATGATGAAAAACTGGGGTGTAATTGGTGGGATAGCTGCTGCCATGGCTGCTGGAGTGTATGTACTATGGGGGCCAATTTCAGAcaggaagaagaagagaaaag GTATGGTTCCTGGTCTGCTTAATCTGGGGAACACATGCTTTATGAACTCCCTTCTCCAGGGCCTGGCAGCGTGTCCTTCCTTCATCAGATGGCTTGAAGATTTTGCAAGTGAAAGCAGTGTCCATCCAGAGAGAACAGAGAGAGAAACTCAGCTGTCCAGATCTCTGATGCAGTTACTTAAAG CCCTATCAAGTCATGATCCTGGAGAAGATGACGTTTTAGATGCGGGAGGCCTTTTAGAAGCTCTCAGACTTTACAGATGGCACATCAGCTCCTTTGAAGAACAG GATGCTCATGAGCTCTTTCATGTTCTTACGTCATCGTTAGAGGAGGAACGGGAACGCCAACCCAGAGTCGCTCACCTGTTCGACATGCAAACACTGGAG AAATCTGTGGAgtccaaagaaaaaaacataagcTGCAGAAGTGGAG GCCCATTACATCCTATTCCGAGTTTATGGAGGACTCGGCATCCTTTTCATGGGCGGTTAACAAGTTATATGGCTTGCAAGCGCTGTGAGCAGCAG AGTCCTGTGCACTATGATTCTTTCGACAGCTTGTCTCTTTCAATCCCCTCGGTACAGTGG GGCCGACCGGTTACTTTGGACCAGTGTCTGCAGCATTTCATCTCCTCTGAAACCATCAAAGAAGTGGAGTGTGAAAACTGTACCAAG CAGCAGGCTGAAGAGCTTGTAAATGGAGAAGTCCTTGAGAGTCAGAGGACGACGTTTGTCAAACAGCTGAAACTTGGGAAG TTGCCTCAGTGCCTCTGCATCCATTTGCAGAGACTGACATGGTCTAAAGAGGGCACTCCCATAAAGAGACAAGAGCATGTTCAGTTTACTGAATATTTGTCTCTGGATCGATACAAACATTGCACTGCTGGTCAAAACCTGCAGAGGACCAGCAGAACAAACAAGCCCATATCTGCCAAAGCTGCTGGAGAACCAAAAGACAAAAGCATCGCCAATGGTGTTG CAGATTCAGAACACTGTAACAACAATAAGCCACTATCCAATAGAACCTTTCAGTCTATCTTTCTACACTCACCAGGACTGAGCTCACAACTCAACCTCACTTACAACTACAG CGCCTCGGAGTACCTCTTCCGCTTAACGGCTGTGCTGGTTCACCATGGCGACATGCACTCAGGACATTTTATCACTTACCGCCGCTGCCCTGCTGCTCCCCGTGGAACTTCTCCTTTTAGCTCCCAGTGGCTCTGGGTTTCTGATGATTCTGTGAGGAAAGCTAGTCTTCAGGAGGTGCTCTCCTCCAGCGCATATCTGCTCTTTTACGAACGAGTGCAAAGGCATGGTCTGAGGGTAGAAGAGTAG
- the usp30 gene encoding ubiquitin carboxyl-terminal hydrolase 30 isoform X2 encodes MPWCKQGATDKLVREFLRTGTAARNKMMKNWGVIGGIAAAMAAGVYVLWGPISDRKKKRKGMVPGLLNLGNTCFMNSLLQGLAACPSFIRWLEDFASESSVHPERTERETQLSRSLMQLLKALSSHDPGEDDVLDAGGLLEALRLYRWHISSFEEQDAHELFHVLTSSLEEERERQPRVAHLFDMQTLEKSVESKEKNISCRSGGPLHPIPSLWRTRHPFHGRLTSYMACKRCEQQSPVHYDSFDSLSLSIPSVQWGRPVTLDQCLQHFISSETIKEVECENCTKQQAEELVNGEVLESQRTTFVKQLKLGKLPQCLCIHLQRLTWSKEGTPIKRQEHVQFTEYLSLDRYKHCTAGQNLQRTSRTNKPISAKAAGEPKDKSIANGVDSEHCNNNKPLSNRTFQSIFLHSPGLSSQLNLTYNYSASEYLFRLTAVLVHHGDMHSGHFITYRRCPAAPRGTSPFSSQWLWVSDDSVRKASLQEVLSSSAYLLFYERVQRHGLRVEE; translated from the exons ATGCCTTGGTGCAAACAAGGAGCTACAGACAAGCTTGTTCGAGAGTTTTTACGCACTGGAACCGCCGCAAG GAACAAGATGATGAAAAACTGGGGTGTAATTGGTGGGATAGCTGCTGCCATGGCTGCTGGAGTGTATGTACTATGGGGGCCAATTTCAGAcaggaagaagaagagaaaag GTATGGTTCCTGGTCTGCTTAATCTGGGGAACACATGCTTTATGAACTCCCTTCTCCAGGGCCTGGCAGCGTGTCCTTCCTTCATCAGATGGCTTGAAGATTTTGCAAGTGAAAGCAGTGTCCATCCAGAGAGAACAGAGAGAGAAACTCAGCTGTCCAGATCTCTGATGCAGTTACTTAAAG CCCTATCAAGTCATGATCCTGGAGAAGATGACGTTTTAGATGCGGGAGGCCTTTTAGAAGCTCTCAGACTTTACAGATGGCACATCAGCTCCTTTGAAGAACAG GATGCTCATGAGCTCTTTCATGTTCTTACGTCATCGTTAGAGGAGGAACGGGAACGCCAACCCAGAGTCGCTCACCTGTTCGACATGCAAACACTGGAG AAATCTGTGGAgtccaaagaaaaaaacataagcTGCAGAAGTGGAG GCCCATTACATCCTATTCCGAGTTTATGGAGGACTCGGCATCCTTTTCATGGGCGGTTAACAAGTTATATGGCTTGCAAGCGCTGTGAGCAGCAG AGTCCTGTGCACTATGATTCTTTCGACAGCTTGTCTCTTTCAATCCCCTCGGTACAGTGG GGCCGACCGGTTACTTTGGACCAGTGTCTGCAGCATTTCATCTCCTCTGAAACCATCAAAGAAGTGGAGTGTGAAAACTGTACCAAG CAGCAGGCTGAAGAGCTTGTAAATGGAGAAGTCCTTGAGAGTCAGAGGACGACGTTTGTCAAACAGCTGAAACTTGGGAAG TTGCCTCAGTGCCTCTGCATCCATTTGCAGAGACTGACATGGTCTAAAGAGGGCACTCCCATAAAGAGACAAGAGCATGTTCAGTTTACTGAATATTTGTCTCTGGATCGATACAAACATTGCACTGCTGGTCAAAACCTGCAGAGGACCAGCAGAACAAACAAGCCCATATCTGCCAAAGCTGCTGGAGAACCAAAAGACAAAAGCATCGCCAATGGTGTTG ATTCAGAACACTGTAACAACAATAAGCCACTATCCAATAGAACCTTTCAGTCTATCTTTCTACACTCACCAGGACTGAGCTCACAACTCAACCTCACTTACAACTACAG CGCCTCGGAGTACCTCTTCCGCTTAACGGCTGTGCTGGTTCACCATGGCGACATGCACTCAGGACATTTTATCACTTACCGCCGCTGCCCTGCTGCTCCCCGTGGAACTTCTCCTTTTAGCTCCCAGTGGCTCTGGGTTTCTGATGATTCTGTGAGGAAAGCTAGTCTTCAGGAGGTGCTCTCCTCCAGCGCATATCTGCTCTTTTACGAACGAGTGCAAAGGCATGGTCTGAGGGTAGAAGAGTAG
- the pxmp2 gene encoding peroxisomal membrane protein 2, which produces MPTQSVLVRDPSFLARALQQYLSLLKKYPIITKSITSGILSALGNLLSQALEYRKNRGENSPKKKISVLGPVHFAVYGLFITGPVSHYFYHLLEVLLPTTVPYCLIKRLLLERLIFAPAFLLLFYVVMNALEGKTITDVQYKLKTSYWPAMKMNWKVWTPFQFININYVPVQFRVLFANLVALFWYAYLASVRK; this is translated from the exons ATGCCAACGCAAAGTGTACTTGTCCGAGATCCCTCTTTTCTGGCGCGGGCTCTGCAGCAATACTTGAGTTTGTTAAAGAAATATCCAATCATCACCAAATCGATTACGAG TGGTATTCTATCTGCTTTGGGAAATCTTCTGTCTCAAGCTTTGGAGTACAGGAAGAACAGGGGAGAAAACAgcccaaaaaagaaaatcagcGTTCTGGGACCTGTACACTTTGCAGTTTATGG ACTTTTTATCACAGGTCCAGTCAGTCATTACTTCTACCATCTCCTGGAGGTGCTTTTGCCAACCACTGTCCCATACTGCCTGATCAAGCGCCTTCTGCTGGAACGTCTCATATTCGCTCCTGCTTTCCTCTTGCTCTTCTATGTGGTTATGAATGCTTTGGAG GGCAAGACAATCACCGATGTTCAATACAAACTTAAAACAAGTTACTGGCCTGCGATGAAGATGAACTGGAAGGTTTGGACCCCGTTTCAGTTCATCAACATCAACTATGTACCTGTACAG TTTCGAGTGCTGTTTGCCAACCTGGTTGCCTTATTCTGGTATGCCTATCTAGCATCTGTCAGGAAATGA
- the LOC125266437 gene encoding polyubiquitin-like, which produces MELAIKLLNGDVKRLVVRVDATVGELKQLISQHFSQPPYKQKLSSDNGQRISLEDDSRSLSSYGLHSGSVVMLLITNPPFQVFVKNEKGQTKTYEVDVNETVDQLQTKILRKDGVPKDQQRLIYNGRQLEAGMKLQDYDITSGSTIHMTLRLRGG; this is translated from the coding sequence ATGGAACTGGCAATAAAACTCTTAAACGGAGACGTGAAGCGGCTGGTGGTGAGAGTTGATGCCACAGTTGGCGAACTCAAGCAGCTCATTTCTCAGCACTTCAGTCAGCCTCCTTACAAACAGAAGCTTTCCAGCGACAACGGTCAACGGATCAGCCTTGAGGATGATTCCCGAAGCCTCAGCAGTTACGGTTTGCACTCAGGCTCAGTGGTGATGCTGCTCATCACGAACCCACCTTTCCAAGTGTTCGTCAAGAACGAAAAGGGACAGACCAAAACCTATGAGGTTGATGTCAATGAGACCGTAGATCAGCTCCAGACCAAGATCTTACGCAAAGACGGTGTCCCCAAGGATCAGCAGCGACTGATTTACAACGGCAGACAGCTGGAGGCTGGCATGAAGCTGCAAGACTACGACATCACATCTGGAAGCACCATTCACATGACTCTCCGCCTCCGAGGAGGTTAA
- the usp30 gene encoding ubiquitin carboxyl-terminal hydrolase 30 isoform X6, producing MMKNWGVIGGIAAAMAAGVYVLWGPISDRKKKRKGMVPGLLNLGNTCFMNSLLQGLAACPSFIRWLEDFASESSVHPERTERETQLSRSLMQLLKALSSHDPGEDDVLDAGGLLEALRLYRWHISSFEEQDAHELFHVLTSSLEEERERQPRVAHLFDMQTLEKSVESKEKNISCRSGGPLHPIPSLWRTRHPFHGRLTSYMACKRCEQQSPVHYDSFDSLSLSIPSVQWGRPVTLDQCLQHFISSETIKEVECENCTKQQAEELVNGEVLESQRTTFVKQLKLGKLPQCLCIHLQRLTWSKEGTPIKRQEHVQFTEYLSLDRYKHCTAGQNLQRTSRTNKPISAKAAGEPKDKSIANGVADSEHCNNNKPLSNRTFQSIFLHSPGLSSQLNLTYNYSASEYLFRLTAVLVHHGDMHSGHFITYRRCPAAPRGTSPFSSQWLWVSDDSVRKASLQEVLSSSAYLLFYERVQRHGLRVEE from the exons ATGATGAAAAACTGGGGTGTAATTGGTGGGATAGCTGCTGCCATGGCTGCTGGAGTGTATGTACTATGGGGGCCAATTTCAGAcaggaagaagaagagaaaag GTATGGTTCCTGGTCTGCTTAATCTGGGGAACACATGCTTTATGAACTCCCTTCTCCAGGGCCTGGCAGCGTGTCCTTCCTTCATCAGATGGCTTGAAGATTTTGCAAGTGAAAGCAGTGTCCATCCAGAGAGAACAGAGAGAGAAACTCAGCTGTCCAGATCTCTGATGCAGTTACTTAAAG CCCTATCAAGTCATGATCCTGGAGAAGATGACGTTTTAGATGCGGGAGGCCTTTTAGAAGCTCTCAGACTTTACAGATGGCACATCAGCTCCTTTGAAGAACAG GATGCTCATGAGCTCTTTCATGTTCTTACGTCATCGTTAGAGGAGGAACGGGAACGCCAACCCAGAGTCGCTCACCTGTTCGACATGCAAACACTGGAG AAATCTGTGGAgtccaaagaaaaaaacataagcTGCAGAAGTGGAG GCCCATTACATCCTATTCCGAGTTTATGGAGGACTCGGCATCCTTTTCATGGGCGGTTAACAAGTTATATGGCTTGCAAGCGCTGTGAGCAGCAG AGTCCTGTGCACTATGATTCTTTCGACAGCTTGTCTCTTTCAATCCCCTCGGTACAGTGG GGCCGACCGGTTACTTTGGACCAGTGTCTGCAGCATTTCATCTCCTCTGAAACCATCAAAGAAGTGGAGTGTGAAAACTGTACCAAG CAGCAGGCTGAAGAGCTTGTAAATGGAGAAGTCCTTGAGAGTCAGAGGACGACGTTTGTCAAACAGCTGAAACTTGGGAAG TTGCCTCAGTGCCTCTGCATCCATTTGCAGAGACTGACATGGTCTAAAGAGGGCACTCCCATAAAGAGACAAGAGCATGTTCAGTTTACTGAATATTTGTCTCTGGATCGATACAAACATTGCACTGCTGGTCAAAACCTGCAGAGGACCAGCAGAACAAACAAGCCCATATCTGCCAAAGCTGCTGGAGAACCAAAAGACAAAAGCATCGCCAATGGTGTTG CAGATTCAGAACACTGTAACAACAATAAGCCACTATCCAATAGAACCTTTCAGTCTATCTTTCTACACTCACCAGGACTGAGCTCACAACTCAACCTCACTTACAACTACAG CGCCTCGGAGTACCTCTTCCGCTTAACGGCTGTGCTGGTTCACCATGGCGACATGCACTCAGGACATTTTATCACTTACCGCCGCTGCCCTGCTGCTCCCCGTGGAACTTCTCCTTTTAGCTCCCAGTGGCTCTGGGTTTCTGATGATTCTGTGAGGAAAGCTAGTCTTCAGGAGGTGCTCTCCTCCAGCGCATATCTGCTCTTTTACGAACGAGTGCAAAGGCATGGTCTGAGGGTAGAAGAGTAG